From a single Rhodococcus qingshengii JCM 15477 genomic region:
- the asnB gene encoding asparagine synthase (glutamine-hydrolyzing) has product MCGLLGLLTSGGTSEDAVSRVDQAMHCLRHRGPDEHGTWNDDHLVFGFNRLAIIDIAHSHQPLRWGPPENPERYALTFNGEIYNYLEIRAELVKDHDAKFFTEGDSEAIVAAFHYWGEDAVRRLRGMFAFAIWDTDTRELFIARDPFGIKPLFIATGAGGTAFGSEKKSLLELTDLIGIGTELDPRAIEHYTVLQYVPEPETLHKQIRRLESGSFARVRPGEEPTFTRYFTPKFPAKPFAPGTEKARYQEIAEALEDSVAKHMRADVTVGSFLSGGIDSTAIAALAMRHNPNLITFTTGFEREGYSEVDVAAESAAAIGAKHVVKVVSPAEFAAAIPEIVWYLDDPVADPALIPLWFIAKEARKHVKVVLSGEGADELFGGYTIYREPLSLKPFEYLPKGLRRAAGKLSERIPDGTRGKSLLNRGSLTLEERYYGNARSFNDAQLRAVLRDFRPEWTHQDVTAPIYAQSRDWDPVARMQHLDLFTWLRGDILVKADKMTMANSLELRVPFLDPEVFDVASRVPLDQKITKDTTKYALRQALEGIVPHHVLHRAKLGFPVPLRHWLRGTELFDWAHLQIEESGTDHIFDKQAVVKMLNDHREGVSDHSRRLWTVLTFMVWHGIFVEKRIVPQIQEPVYPVNI; this is encoded by the coding sequence GTGTGTGGACTGCTCGGGCTACTGACATCTGGCGGAACCAGCGAGGACGCCGTCTCGCGGGTCGACCAGGCGATGCATTGCCTTCGTCACCGCGGGCCGGACGAACACGGGACGTGGAACGACGATCACCTCGTCTTCGGGTTCAACCGCCTGGCGATCATCGACATCGCTCATTCCCACCAGCCGCTGCGTTGGGGCCCACCGGAGAACCCGGAGCGTTATGCGCTCACGTTCAACGGCGAGATCTACAACTACTTGGAGATCCGCGCCGAACTGGTCAAGGACCACGACGCCAAGTTCTTCACCGAGGGCGACTCCGAGGCCATCGTCGCTGCATTCCACTACTGGGGTGAGGACGCGGTCCGGCGCCTGCGCGGAATGTTCGCGTTCGCGATCTGGGACACCGACACACGCGAGCTGTTCATCGCGCGCGATCCATTCGGGATCAAGCCGCTGTTCATCGCGACCGGCGCCGGCGGCACCGCGTTCGGCAGCGAGAAGAAGAGCCTGCTCGAACTCACCGATCTGATCGGCATCGGTACCGAGCTGGATCCGCGTGCCATCGAGCACTACACCGTTCTGCAGTACGTACCGGAGCCGGAAACACTGCACAAGCAGATCCGACGCCTGGAGTCGGGCAGCTTCGCTCGGGTGCGTCCGGGCGAGGAGCCCACGTTCACGCGGTATTTCACGCCGAAGTTCCCGGCCAAGCCTTTTGCACCTGGCACCGAGAAGGCGCGCTACCAGGAAATCGCCGAGGCACTCGAGGATTCGGTCGCCAAGCACATGCGCGCCGACGTCACCGTCGGTTCGTTCTTGTCCGGTGGTATCGACTCCACGGCGATCGCGGCGCTGGCGATGCGCCACAACCCCAACCTGATCACGTTCACGACCGGTTTCGAACGTGAGGGCTATTCCGAGGTCGACGTCGCTGCAGAATCTGCCGCAGCGATCGGCGCGAAGCACGTCGTCAAGGTGGTCTCCCCCGCCGAGTTCGCCGCTGCCATTCCCGAGATCGTCTGGTACCTCGACGACCCGGTAGCCGATCCGGCATTGATTCCGCTGTGGTTCATCGCGAAGGAAGCGCGCAAGCACGTCAAGGTCGTGCTGTCCGGCGAGGGTGCTGACGAGCTGTTCGGCGGCTACACGATCTACCGTGAGCCGTTGTCGCTCAAGCCTTTCGAGTACCTCCCCAAGGGACTGCGTCGGGCTGCCGGCAAGTTGTCCGAACGCATCCCGGACGGCACTCGCGGCAAGAGTCTGCTCAACCGCGGTTCCTTGACGCTCGAGGAGCGCTACTACGGAAATGCTCGTAGCTTCAACGACGCTCAGCTCCGCGCCGTCCTGCGCGATTTCCGCCCCGAGTGGACTCACCAGGACGTCACTGCGCCGATCTACGCGCAGTCACGGGACTGGGATCCGGTTGCGCGGATGCAGCATCTCGACCTGTTCACCTGGCTGCGCGGCGACATCCTCGTCAAGGCAGACAAGATGACGATGGCCAACTCGCTGGAACTGCGTGTGCCGTTCCTCGATCCCGAGGTCTTCGACGTCGCGTCACGCGTACCGCTCGATCAGAAGATCACGAAGGACACAACCAAGTACGCACTGCGCCAGGCCCTGGAAGGCATTGTGCCGCACCATGTTCTGCACCGTGCGAAGCTCGGATTCCCGGTTCCCCTACGCCACTGGCTGCGCGGCACCGAACTCTTCGACTGGGCACATCTGCAGATCGAGGAGTCGGGTACCGACCACATCTTCGACAAGCAGGCCGTCGTGAAGATGCTCAACGATCACCGCGAGGGCGTGTCCGACCACAGCCGACGCCTGTGGACCGTCCTGACCTTCATGGTCTGGCACGGAATCTTCGTGGAGAAGCGCATCGTGCCGCAGATCCAGGAACCGGTGTACCCGGTCAATATCTAG
- a CDS encoding carbohydrate kinase family protein — protein MTIAVTGSIATDHLMRFPGRFADQLLADQLAHVSLSFLVDDLVIRRGGVGGNIAYAMGVLGGSPLLVGAVGADFAEYRTWLEDNGVDCSAVRISDKAHTARFVCTTDEDMAQIASFYPGAMSEAREIELAAVAKTAGAVELVLIGANDPEAMVRHTDECRLLGIPFAADPSQQLARLSGDEAKALIHGAKYLFTNEYEWGLLQQKTGLSEEEIRAQVGIRVTTLGSKGVEIVDAEGNWVRVDVVPETGKVDPTGVGDGFRAGFLLAHGAGLSFERAAQLGSLVAVLILETVGTQEWVFNRDEALKRLTDAYGSAAADEIATILPK, from the coding sequence GTGACTATTGCGGTAACCGGTTCCATCGCCACCGACCACTTGATGCGCTTCCCCGGCCGCTTCGCCGATCAGCTCCTCGCCGATCAGCTCGCCCACGTTTCGCTGAGTTTCCTGGTCGACGATCTCGTGATTCGCCGCGGTGGTGTCGGCGGCAACATCGCTTACGCCATGGGCGTGCTCGGTGGGTCCCCGCTACTCGTCGGCGCAGTCGGTGCCGACTTCGCCGAGTACCGCACGTGGCTCGAGGACAACGGCGTCGACTGCAGCGCGGTCCGTATCTCGGACAAGGCACATACGGCGCGTTTCGTGTGCACCACCGACGAGGACATGGCGCAGATCGCGTCGTTCTACCCCGGTGCGATGAGCGAGGCTCGCGAGATCGAACTCGCGGCAGTGGCCAAGACTGCGGGCGCAGTCGAGTTGGTGCTGATCGGCGCCAACGACCCCGAGGCCATGGTTCGCCATACCGACGAATGCCGTCTGCTCGGGATTCCGTTCGCAGCGGATCCGTCGCAGCAGCTTGCCCGCCTGTCCGGTGACGAGGCCAAGGCGCTCATTCACGGCGCGAAGTACTTGTTCACCAACGAGTACGAGTGGGGTCTGCTTCAGCAGAAGACTGGTCTGAGCGAGGAAGAGATCCGCGCGCAGGTCGGCATCCGTGTCACCACCCTCGGCTCCAAGGGTGTGGAAATTGTTGACGCCGAAGGTAATTGGGTGCGCGTCGACGTAGTGCCCGAGACCGGCAAGGTGGATCCGACGGGCGTTGGTGACGGCTTCCGCGCCGGGTTCCTGCTCGCACACGGCGCCGGTCTGAGCTTTGAGCGTGCTGCACAGTTGGGATCTTTGGTCGCTGTGTTGATTCTCGAGACCGTGGGAACGCAGGAGTGGGTGTTCAATCGCGACGAGGCACTCAAGCGCCTTACCGACGCATACGGCAGCGCGGCAGCGGACGAGATCGCGACGATCCTGCCGAAGTAG
- a CDS encoding HesB/IscA family protein — protein sequence MTVQNETATHGVKMTEAASAKAKALFDQEGRDDLALRIAVQPGGCAGLKYQLFFDDRTLDGDLTVDFNGVNLVVDRMSAPYVEGASIDFLDTIEQQGFSIDNPNATGSCACGDSFN from the coding sequence ATGACTGTGCAGAACGAGACCGCCACCCACGGCGTCAAGATGACCGAGGCCGCGTCCGCCAAGGCGAAGGCACTCTTCGATCAGGAGGGTCGCGACGACCTCGCGCTGCGTATTGCAGTGCAGCCCGGCGGCTGTGCCGGACTGAAGTACCAGCTGTTCTTCGACGACCGCACGCTCGACGGTGACCTCACTGTCGACTTCAACGGCGTCAACCTGGTTGTCGACCGGATGAGCGCGCCGTACGTCGAAGGTGCGTCCATCGACTTCCTCGACACCATCGAGCAGCAGGGCTTCTCGATCGACAACCCCAATGCAACAGGCTCCTGCGCCTGCGGTGACTCGTTCAACTGA
- a CDS encoding glycerate kinase family protein, whose protein sequence is MRVIVAPDSFGETLTAVEAAESISAGWRRGRPEDDVVTAPQSDGGPGFVDVLATAGGDIRTARVSGPLTAAVDATWLFDSDTAYIESAEAVGLGLLGGPPTRDTALAAHSLGVGELIAVALEAGVKTVVVGLGGSCCTDGGRGLVEALGGLQAATAATAGIQLVAATDVEHVLLGEHGAAAVFGPQKGADAEAVAVLEASNARWAEQLESVTGKRVSSFPGAGAAGGIGAALFALGAQRRSGADVVADRTGQAALLASADLVITGEGKFDHQSLRGKLVTTLASAGAAHGVPTLVFAGQVTLDEADYASTSIVAAKSVTDFAGSVERAMEEASACLEGLAEHTAREWNIWRGVRS, encoded by the coding sequence ATGCGGGTAATAGTTGCTCCAGATTCGTTCGGTGAGACGTTGACGGCCGTCGAAGCGGCCGAATCCATTTCTGCCGGTTGGCGACGTGGCCGACCCGAAGACGACGTCGTCACCGCGCCACAATCCGACGGTGGTCCGGGATTCGTCGACGTCTTGGCCACGGCCGGGGGCGACATCCGGACTGCACGGGTGTCCGGGCCTTTGACCGCCGCCGTCGACGCCACGTGGCTGTTCGATTCGGACACGGCGTACATCGAGTCCGCCGAGGCCGTCGGGCTCGGCCTGCTCGGAGGTCCGCCGACGCGGGACACCGCACTCGCCGCGCACAGTCTCGGTGTGGGAGAGCTGATTGCTGTCGCGCTCGAGGCAGGCGTGAAGACGGTTGTCGTCGGACTCGGTGGGAGTTGCTGCACCGACGGGGGACGTGGACTGGTGGAGGCGCTGGGCGGCCTGCAGGCTGCAACGGCGGCTACGGCAGGCATTCAGTTGGTCGCCGCCACCGACGTCGAACACGTACTTCTCGGCGAGCACGGTGCGGCAGCGGTGTTCGGCCCGCAAAAGGGCGCCGACGCCGAAGCCGTCGCAGTCCTCGAAGCGAGCAACGCGAGATGGGCCGAACAGTTGGAGTCCGTCACCGGAAAACGAGTGTCGAGTTTTCCGGGTGCCGGCGCCGCGGGTGGTATCGGTGCCGCGCTCTTTGCGCTCGGTGCACAGCGGCGATCCGGGGCCGACGTCGTCGCGGATCGCACCGGACAGGCCGCGCTACTGGCTTCCGCTGACCTGGTGATCACGGGCGAAGGCAAGTTCGACCACCAATCTCTGCGCGGCAAACTCGTCACAACGCTCGCTTCGGCGGGGGCAGCGCACGGCGTTCCGACGCTCGTCTTTGCCGGCCAGGTGACGCTCGACGAGGCGGACTATGCGTCGACCTCGATAGTCGCGGCGAAGTCGGTGACGGATTTCGCCGGGTCGGTGGAACGTGCGATGGAGGAGGCGTCGGCGTGTCTCGAGGGACTCGCCGAACACACGGCGCGCGAGTGGAACATCTGGCGCGGCGTCCGGAGTTGA
- a CDS encoding DUF3043 domain-containing protein produces MKLLRRGDSDNSDKRDVEGTEASSASEEAPIEQVGKGRPTPKRRDAEAKRRGPVAPAPLTAKEARARRKATRGSKEDRKAEAAERRASSADRRARMLAGEDKYLLPRDKGPVRAYVRDFIDARRNLVGLFMPLALILIMTMFVTPALQQIVTLAMLVMMLFMVGEGIWLGRMINNRVAERFPDSTDGGFKLGWYAFVRASQIRKLRAPKPRVGPGDAI; encoded by the coding sequence GTGAAATTGTTACGCCGCGGTGACTCAGACAACTCCGACAAACGTGACGTCGAGGGCACTGAGGCATCCTCGGCCTCCGAAGAGGCGCCCATCGAGCAGGTGGGCAAGGGCCGCCCCACACCCAAGCGTCGTGACGCCGAGGCGAAGAGGCGTGGCCCCGTTGCCCCTGCCCCGCTGACCGCGAAGGAAGCCCGCGCCCGCCGCAAGGCGACCCGCGGCTCCAAGGAGGACCGCAAGGCCGAAGCCGCCGAGCGTCGCGCATCGTCGGCAGACCGCCGCGCCCGCATGCTCGCCGGCGAGGACAAGTACCTGCTCCCCCGCGACAAGGGACCGGTTCGCGCCTACGTCCGCGACTTCATCGACGCTCGCCGCAACCTCGTCGGGCTGTTCATGCCGCTCGCGTTGATCCTCATCATGACTATGTTCGTCACGCCCGCGCTCCAGCAGATCGTCACACTGGCAATGCTCGTGATGATGCTCTTCATGGTCGGTGAAGGCATCTGGCTCGGTCGCATGATCAACAACCGCGTCGCCGAGCGCTTCCCCGACAGCACCGACGGCGGCTTCAAGCTCGGCTGGTACGCGTTCGTTCGCGCGTCGCAGATCCGCAAGCTGCGCGCACCGAAGCCTCGTGTGGGGCCGGGCGACGCAATCTGA
- the cobU gene encoding bifunctional adenosylcobinamide kinase/adenosylcobinamide-phosphate guanylyltransferase: MTNTYRTLVLGGARSGKSAHAEDLVCGGHLPESSAPIRYLATARRDVSDADWESRIDQHRNRRPSHWSTVETADAGDLAAQLESDSHTATLVDDLGTWLTAELDRQGAWDAPRGTVTPAADSLVASVENYRGHLVLVSPEVGLAVIPETRSGRLFRDEIGTLNARIAAVCDRVVLVVAGLPLILKDTAAQPEGTM, from the coding sequence GTGACGAACACGTATAGAACTTTGGTCCTCGGCGGCGCGCGGTCTGGTAAGTCCGCGCACGCCGAGGATTTGGTTTGTGGAGGCCACCTACCCGAAAGTTCGGCACCGATCCGGTATCTGGCGACGGCAAGGCGCGATGTCTCCGACGCAGACTGGGAGAGCCGGATCGACCAACACCGCAACAGGCGGCCTTCCCATTGGTCGACGGTCGAAACCGCAGATGCCGGCGATCTCGCGGCGCAGCTCGAAAGCGATTCACACACAGCGACGTTGGTCGACGATCTGGGAACGTGGCTGACCGCGGAACTCGATCGGCAAGGCGCCTGGGACGCTCCGCGCGGCACCGTCACTCCCGCTGCGGACAGCCTGGTCGCCAGTGTCGAGAACTATCGCGGACACCTGGTGCTGGTCAGCCCCGAAGTGGGTTTGGCCGTCATCCCCGAGACGCGGTCCGGACGATTGTTCCGCGACGAGATCGGCACTCTCAACGCTCGTATCGCCGCGGTGTGCGATCGTGTCGTACTAGTGGTTGCAGGGTTACCGCTCATCTTGAAAGATACTGCTGCACAACCGGAAGGCACGATGTGA
- the cobT gene encoding nicotinate-nucleotide--dimethylbenzimidazole phosphoribosyltransferase, whose amino-acid sequence MSGANPDANPDVAPVSSADFEPVTPPDREVRAQADARQRDLTKPAGSLGRLEALAGWASACQGVCPPHAFARPRVVVFAGDHGIARNGVSAYPPEVTAQMVANFLGGGAAVNVLAEVAGATVRVVDIAVDGDTDPSVSNHKVRRSSGSIDREDAMSNEETLQAIAAGRAIADEEIDGGADLLIAGDMGIGNTTPATVLIAALTDSEPVAVVGRGTGIDDAGWIRKTAAIRDALRRARPHVRDTVALLRTSSGADLAAMAGFLAQAASRRTPVILDGVVVTAAAMVADELAFGAREWWVAGHRSTEPAHTIALTRMGLDPIVEFDMRLGEGSGAVTALPILQGAVAILGKMATFSEAGVSTQGRAPADEPESIDLTKTDTAE is encoded by the coding sequence ATTTCAGGGGCGAATCCAGATGCCAACCCTGACGTCGCGCCAGTCAGTAGCGCCGACTTCGAACCCGTCACCCCGCCCGACCGCGAGGTGCGAGCGCAGGCCGATGCGCGTCAGCGTGATCTGACCAAGCCGGCCGGTTCGCTGGGCCGACTGGAGGCTCTCGCCGGCTGGGCATCAGCCTGCCAAGGAGTTTGTCCCCCACACGCTTTCGCTCGGCCTCGCGTCGTCGTGTTCGCGGGTGATCACGGAATCGCCCGCAATGGCGTCTCCGCCTATCCGCCGGAAGTGACCGCACAGATGGTCGCCAACTTCCTCGGGGGCGGCGCGGCAGTCAACGTCCTCGCCGAGGTTGCCGGCGCCACGGTACGCGTCGTCGACATCGCAGTGGACGGCGATACCGATCCGTCCGTCTCGAACCACAAGGTGCGCAGGTCTTCCGGGTCCATCGACCGCGAAGACGCCATGTCGAACGAGGAAACCCTTCAGGCCATCGCCGCCGGCCGAGCGATCGCGGACGAGGAAATCGACGGGGGCGCAGATCTTCTCATCGCCGGCGACATGGGCATCGGCAATACGACGCCCGCAACCGTACTCATCGCCGCACTCACGGACAGTGAACCCGTCGCGGTCGTGGGTCGAGGTACCGGTATCGACGACGCCGGATGGATCCGCAAGACCGCAGCGATTCGCGACGCTCTCCGGCGTGCCCGTCCGCACGTTCGCGACACAGTCGCGCTGCTGCGCACGTCTTCGGGTGCCGACCTCGCCGCGATGGCCGGCTTTCTGGCCCAGGCAGCTTCGCGTCGTACGCCGGTGATCCTCGACGGCGTTGTGGTCACCGCAGCCGCCATGGTTGCCGACGAACTGGCTTTCGGCGCACGTGAATGGTGGGTCGCCGGACACCGCTCCACCGAACCTGCCCACACCATCGCATTGACCCGAATGGGTCTCGACCCGATCGTCGAGTTCGACATGCGTCTCGGTGAAGGTTCAGGCGCAGTCACAGCGCTCCCGATTCTTCAGGGCGCAGTGGCAATCCTGGGCAAGATGGCGACATTCTCCGAAGCCGGCGTCAGCACTCAGGGCAGGGCACCTGCCGACGAACCCGAGTCGATCGACCTGACCAAGACCGATACGGCGGAGTGA
- a CDS encoding adenosylcobinamide-GDP ribazoletransferase codes for MAGPLSGVPLAFSWLTVLPVRGPSDIDRTAGRRAIAAAPLTGIALGIAATFLLWGTTSVGLNPYLAGLLTVGALALGTRGMHVDGLADSVDGLGCYGPPERAREVMHSGGAGPFGVAALFIFLGLQSVSFGVLAVADSPTQWIAVLVSVAAGRVAVVFACRRGILASGPSGFGALVADSQPLWAAIVWSVPLIAASGFATDRWWLGPLVTASALVISVLCVRHCVRRFGGLNGDVLGFALELTVTLTAVGLTLGL; via the coding sequence GTGGCGGGCCCGCTGTCCGGAGTGCCACTGGCCTTCTCGTGGCTGACGGTCCTTCCGGTTCGTGGTCCCTCCGACATCGACCGAACTGCCGGCCGTCGCGCCATCGCGGCAGCTCCGCTCACCGGGATCGCTCTCGGCATTGCCGCGACGTTTCTGCTCTGGGGCACAACCAGTGTCGGCCTGAATCCCTATCTCGCAGGCTTGCTGACGGTAGGTGCGCTCGCTCTCGGGACACGCGGGATGCACGTGGACGGACTGGCAGACTCCGTCGACGGACTGGGTTGTTACGGTCCACCGGAGCGCGCCCGCGAGGTCATGCACAGCGGCGGTGCCGGACCGTTCGGGGTCGCGGCGCTGTTCATCTTCCTTGGGCTGCAATCGGTCTCCTTCGGCGTCCTCGCTGTTGCCGACTCCCCCACGCAGTGGATCGCCGTTCTCGTATCTGTCGCTGCGGGTCGTGTGGCCGTCGTTTTTGCCTGCCGCCGAGGTATTCTCGCGTCTGGCCCGAGCGGATTCGGTGCGCTCGTCGCCGATTCACAACCGTTGTGGGCCGCAATCGTGTGGTCGGTTCCGCTGATCGCCGCTTCCGGCTTTGCCACCGACCGGTGGTGGCTCGGCCCTCTCGTGACCGCGTCGGCGCTGGTGATCAGTGTGCTGTGCGTGCGTCACTGCGTCCGTAGATTCGGCGGACTCAACGGAGACGTTCTCGGATTCGCACTCGAACTCACTGTGACGCTTACGGCCGTCGGCCTCACTCTCGGACTGTGA
- a CDS encoding GlxA family transcriptional regulator, with translation MRVGVLAYEGCLAAEIFVFTDLLLIANRVADGAPADPFEVSVIAASGTPVVAAGGFSLGVQEGHHDIDHLVVPGFELVPSEDPATRLSLWDREIEFIRACEARGVRVSSVCVGAYLLGEAGLLDGRRCTTSWLYGADLASRYPGATVRTDSLIVQDDGVTTTAAFTAALDLATALVREHLGDKIARTTARITLAPENRTSQAPYILDSMLPAKHTQFADDVGRWLVERMAEPYDLDLLSSAFHLSTRTMLRKFKDETGESPRSYLQRARIRKAKRLSAAMKFCPETATKLPAGGHETCPVAVMGSARHDVVCLTGSDG, from the coding sequence GTGCGAGTAGGTGTCCTTGCGTACGAAGGTTGCCTCGCGGCCGAGATCTTCGTTTTCACCGACCTTCTCCTGATCGCCAATCGCGTCGCTGATGGAGCGCCCGCCGACCCCTTCGAGGTATCGGTCATCGCAGCGTCCGGCACGCCCGTCGTTGCGGCAGGTGGATTTTCGCTCGGCGTGCAGGAGGGGCATCACGACATCGATCACCTGGTTGTGCCGGGGTTCGAACTCGTGCCGTCCGAAGACCCTGCGACGCGTTTGTCGCTGTGGGACAGAGAAATCGAGTTCATCCGTGCGTGCGAGGCGCGCGGCGTTCGGGTGTCGTCGGTCTGCGTCGGCGCGTATCTGCTGGGGGAGGCGGGACTGCTCGACGGACGCCGATGTACGACGTCGTGGCTGTACGGTGCGGACCTCGCGAGTCGTTACCCCGGTGCGACGGTTCGAACCGACTCGTTGATCGTCCAGGACGACGGCGTCACCACCACTGCTGCGTTCACCGCCGCGCTCGACCTCGCAACAGCACTCGTGCGCGAGCATCTCGGCGACAAGATTGCGCGTACGACCGCAAGAATTACGCTGGCGCCCGAAAACCGAACCAGTCAAGCTCCGTACATCCTCGACTCGATGCTGCCCGCCAAACACACACAGTTTGCCGACGACGTCGGAAGGTGGCTGGTCGAACGGATGGCGGAACCTTACGACTTGGATCTGCTGTCGAGTGCTTTTCACCTCAGCACCCGAACCATGCTTCGGAAGTTCAAGGACGAGACCGGGGAATCGCCGCGCAGTTATCTGCAGCGTGCACGGATCCGAAAAGCGAAACGGTTGTCGGCGGCCATGAAATTCTGCCCGGAGACGGCCACGAAACTGCCCGCTGGCGGACATGAAACCTGCCCGGTGGCGGTCATGGGATCTGCCCGACACGACGTCGTCTGCCTCACCGGCTCCGACGGTTGA
- the istA gene encoding IS21 family transposase — MKSAEEIMEILDAYDLTGSLRDAGELAGCSHHTVKHYVDRRAAGGELDKAVTRPQLIDEYLPKVEEWVERSKGKVRADRAHEKLLAMGYKGSERTTRRAVASVKKSYRSGHVRVHRPWVTEPGMWLQYDYGDGPVVDGVKTVLFVAWLAWSRFRVVIALRDKTMPSVFAALDQTFRRLGGVPTYVLTDNEKTVTTEHIAGIPVRNGQLVTFAEHYSVVVHTCVPADPASKGGTESSVKISKADLVPKDTNLREEYASFSELEEACEAFCQKVNTRAHRTTKRPPVEMLAEERTRLHPVPTQPHTVAFGTTRVVPGNTPMVMFESGQYSVPHTLLGATVWVRAQGLGDGEEVVIVHVGEDGPAEVARHARATPGTPRINDEHFPPQPEGPLNRQPRAKNPAEAEFLDLGEGARLWLVEAAAAGTPRMRVKMAEALSLAKLFDPVEVDWALGHAAVHGRFAEADLSSILDHHARQPAVGEHRAGEERSLTQGTAGWARLGQHDSQHDSREGNEVTR, encoded by the coding sequence TTGAAGTCTGCCGAGGAGATCATGGAAATCCTGGATGCCTACGACCTGACAGGGTCGTTGCGTGATGCCGGCGAGCTGGCCGGATGCTCGCACCACACGGTCAAGCACTACGTGGACCGCCGTGCTGCCGGGGGTGAGCTGGACAAGGCCGTGACTCGGCCGCAGTTGATCGATGAGTACCTGCCCAAGGTCGAGGAGTGGGTCGAGCGGTCCAAGGGCAAGGTCCGTGCCGACAGAGCGCACGAGAAGCTGCTCGCGATGGGCTACAAGGGTTCGGAGCGCACCACCCGTCGTGCGGTCGCATCGGTGAAGAAGTCATACCGGTCAGGACATGTGCGGGTCCACCGGCCCTGGGTCACCGAGCCGGGGATGTGGCTGCAGTACGACTACGGCGACGGACCTGTCGTCGACGGCGTCAAGACGGTTCTGTTCGTGGCGTGGCTGGCGTGGTCGCGGTTCCGGGTCGTGATCGCGCTGCGCGATAAGACCATGCCGTCCGTGTTCGCCGCGCTGGACCAGACCTTCCGCCGGTTGGGTGGGGTGCCGACCTACGTGCTGACCGACAACGAGAAGACCGTCACGACCGAGCACATCGCCGGGATCCCGGTCCGCAACGGACAGCTCGTCACCTTCGCCGAGCACTACTCGGTCGTGGTCCACACCTGTGTGCCGGCGGATCCGGCGTCCAAGGGCGGCACCGAGTCGTCGGTGAAGATCAGCAAGGCCGACCTGGTGCCCAAGGACACCAACCTGCGTGAGGAGTACGCGTCGTTTAGCGAGCTCGAGGAGGCGTGTGAGGCGTTCTGTCAGAAGGTCAACACCCGGGCTCACCGGACCACGAAGCGGCCACCGGTCGAGATGTTGGCCGAAGAGCGGACACGGCTACACCCGGTCCCGACACAGCCGCACACAGTCGCGTTCGGCACCACCCGGGTAGTGCCGGGCAACACGCCGATGGTGATGTTCGAGTCCGGCCAGTACTCGGTGCCACACACCCTGCTCGGCGCCACGGTGTGGGTTCGTGCCCAAGGACTCGGCGACGGCGAGGAGGTCGTCATCGTTCACGTCGGCGAGGACGGACCCGCCGAGGTCGCCCGCCACGCGCGCGCGACGCCGGGCACGCCGAGGATCAACGACGAGCACTTCCCACCGCAGCCGGAAGGTCCGTTGAACCGGCAGCCGCGAGCGAAGAACCCAGCGGAAGCCGAGTTCCTCGACCTGGGCGAGGGCGCCCGCCTGTGGCTGGTCGAGGCCGCTGCGGCGGGCACGCCGCGGATGAGGGTCAAGATGGCCGAAGCCCTCAGCCTGGCCAAGCTGTTCGACCCCGTCGAGGTCGACTGGGCACTCGGCCACGCCGCCGTCCACGGCCGGTTCGCCGAGGCCGATCTGTCCTCGATCCTCGACCACCACGCCCGGCAACCCGCTGTTGGCGAGCACCGTGCCGGCGAAGAACGGTCGCTGACCCAGGGCACCGCCGGATGGGCACGTCTCGGCCAGCACGACAGCCAGCACGACAGCCGCGAGGGGAACGAGGTGACCCGATGA